From Pseudomonas sp. G2-4:
CCCTTGCTGTCGCGCACGATCTCGCCACCCGGCGGGTTCGGTGTGTCACGGGTGTAGCCGGCCACCCGCAGCGCGGCGCGATTGAGCAAGGCACGGTCATACAGGTGCAACACGAATACCGGCGTATCGGGAGCCGCCTGGTTAAGTTCTTCCAGAGTCGGCATGCGTTTTTCGGCGAACTGGAATTCGTTCCAGCCGCCCACCACGCGCACCCATTGCGGCGTCGGCGTGCGATCAGCCTGATCCTTGAGCATGCGCAAGGCATCGGCCAGGGACGGCACACCTTCCCAACGCAGTTCCAAGTTGTAGTTCAGGCCCCCACGGATCAGGTGCAAGTGCGAGTCGTTGAGTCCAGGGATGACGGTGCGGCCCTTGAGGTCGATGACCTGGGTGCCGCTGCCGCGCAGGGCCATGGCCTCGGCGTCGGTGCCCACGGCAATGAACTTGCCTTGGCTGATGGCTACCGCGCTGGCGCGGGGTTTCTCACGGTCGACGGTATGGAATTGACCATTGAATAGAATCAGATCGGCGTTCATCGGATTTCCTTTGACGATGGATGTGCGGACACATCAAGAGTAAATACAGTCCGTGTGTGGCGAGGGAGCTTGCTCCCGCTCGGGCGCGTAGCGGCCGCTCTTTTTGGGCCGCTTCGCAGCCCAGCGGGAGCAAGCTCCCTCGCCACAACAGCGCTTGTCACAATCGCTCAGCGATGCTCGGGCTCCAGGTGTTCGTGGGCCTTCGAAGCTTCCATCCAGGGTGCGAACAATCGGGTCGCCAGCGGCATGAACACGTACACCACCGAGAGCACGATGGTCAGGGTGATCAGGAACGTCGCCACCACGTAGTTGGAAAGAAACCCATTGAGCTGCAGCAACGGCCCCCAGATCAGCGGCACCAGCAAGGTGTGCGGCAGGATCACCAGCAGCGTCACCACCGCCTGCTTCCAACGCGGCGGAGGCGTCGAGGCATCGGCCAGCGGGGCGAACCAGAACTCCTTGTGCGGCGCGACTTCGGTCTGGTCGCCGTCGGCCAGCAAGGGCGTGGCTTCCTCCACCAGTTCACGGCGTTCGGGCGAGTCCAGCCAGCGTTGCATGGCTTCGGTGGAACAGAAGCGCAGCACGCAGGTGAACAGCGACAATCCGCCCCGCTTGCCACGGACTACGTCTACGCCCAGGTGTCCCGGCCACTGACCGGCCACCCGCACGATGCGCCGCAGCCAGGCCTCGTACGCCGCGTCCTGGCCGGCCTTGATCCGGTGCTTGACCACCAGGGTGACGATTTCGTCGAAGCCGGGTTTGGCCGGGCTCGCGGGGGATTCAATGGCTTGAGATTCAGACATGGCGAAGCACTCCAACAAAACGCGTGTTCATCGCCAGGCGTCCAGGCCCGGCCATGAATACGCTGGTAAATATGATCAGCAGCAACCAACCGAACTGCCCTTCTTCCAGGCTCCACTGCGGGTGCACCACCAGCAGCGCCACGGCCAGCAGAAACAGGATGGGCAGACACGCCAGGCGCACCAGGACACCGGCCATGATCAGCAGCGGGCACAGCACCTCGGCGAAAATCGCCAGGATCAGGGTCGGCGCCGCGCCGAGGTGAAACGGGTCTTCGATGCGCGTCAGCTCAACGCTGTAGTGCAACAGCTTCGGCAACCCATGGACCCAGAGCAAAAACAGCGCGCCGCTCAGGCGCAGGAACAACAAGCCCAGGTCCTGCAGGGAACGTTCGTCAGACATGTTCATCGGTGCACTCCGTCGGGGTCCGCCGAGGCGGCCGCCGGCAACGGTTGGGACATGTGGGTGGCAATGCGCGAGCGCAACC
This genomic window contains:
- a CDS encoding antibiotic biosynthesis monooxygenase; this encodes MSESQAIESPASPAKPGFDEIVTLVVKHRIKAGQDAAYEAWLRRIVRVAGQWPGHLGVDVVRGKRGGLSLFTCVLRFCSTEAMQRWLDSPERRELVEEATPLLADGDQTEVAPHKEFWFAPLADASTPPPRWKQAVVTLLVILPHTLLVPLIWGPLLQLNGFLSNYVVATFLITLTIVLSVVYVFMPLATRLFAPWMEASKAHEHLEPEHR
- a CDS encoding DoxX family protein, whose protein sequence is MNMSDERSLQDLGLLFLRLSGALFLLWVHGLPKLLHYSVELTRIEDPFHLGAAPTLILAIFAEVLCPLLIMAGVLVRLACLPILFLLAVALLVVHPQWSLEEGQFGWLLLIIFTSVFMAGPGRLAMNTRFVGVLRHV